A part of Neovison vison isolate M4711 chromosome 8, ASM_NN_V1, whole genome shotgun sequence genomic DNA contains:
- the POMC gene encoding pro-opiomelanocortin has product MPRSCCSHPGALLLALLLQASVEVSGWCLESSQCQDLTTESNLLACIRACKPDLLAQTPVLPRSGDEPPLTENPRKYVMGHFRWDRFGPRNGSAGQKREEEEVAVGEGHALLPAGGRELRGDGSEPGPREGKRSYSMEHFRWGKPVGKKRRPVKVYPNGAEDESAEAFPLEFKRELAGERPEPALGPEGAAEGMAALADLEYGLVAEAEVAEKKDDGPYKMEHFRWGSPPKDKRYGGFMTSEKSQTPLVTLFKNAIIKNAHKKGQ; this is encoded by the exons ATGCCGAGATCGTGCtgcagccacccaggggccctgctgTTGGCCTTGCTGCTTCAGGCCTCTGTGGAAGTGAGTGGCTGGTGCCTGGAAAGCAGCCAGTGTCAGGACCTCACCACGGAAAGTAACCTGCTG GCGTGCATCCGGGCCTGCAAGCCTGACCTCCTGGCCCAGACGCCTGTGCTCCCCCGCAGCGGCGACGAGCCCCCGCTGACCGAGAACCCGCGGAAGTATGTCATGGGCCACTTCCGCTGGGACCGGTTTGGCCCCCGGAATGGCAGCGCGGGCCAGAAGCGCGAAGAAGAGGAGGTCGCCGTGGGCGAAGGCCATGCCCTGCTGCCCGCGGGCGGCCGGGAGCTCCGCGGCGATGGCAGCGAGCCCGGCCCCCGCGAGGGCAAGCGCTCCTATTCCATGGAGCACTTCCGCTGGGGCAAGCCTGTGGGCAAGAAGCGGCGCCCGGTGAAGGTGTACCCCAACGGCGCCGAGGACGAGTCGGCCGAGGCCTTCCCGCTCGAGTTCAAGAGAGAGCTGGCCGGGGAGCGGCCTGAGCCGGCGCTCGGCCCCGAGGGCGCGGCCGAGGGCATGGCGGCCCTGGCCGACCTGGAGTACGGCCTGGTGGCGGAGGCCGAGGTGGCGGAGAAGAAGGACGACGGGCCCTACAAGATGGAGCACTTCCGCTGGGGCAGCCCGCCCAAGGACAAGCGCTACGGCGGCTTCATGACCTCCGAGAAGAGCCAGACCCCCCTGGTGACGCTGTTCAAAAACGCCATCATCAAGAACGCCCACAAGAAGGGCCAGTGA